In the Paenibacillus pabuli genome, one interval contains:
- the nspC gene encoding carboxynorspermidine decarboxylase: protein MRFEQLPTPCFVVDEALIEKNVKILNGVMQRTGAKIVLAQKAFSMTAMYPLIGQYLSGATASGLYEARLGHEEMGKENHVFAPAYREDEIDEIISICDHIIFNSFSQLAKFKDKALQAGRKIGLRINPECSTQEGHEIYDPCSPGSRFGAKQEDFRAELLEGVSGLHFHTLCQQNSDDLETTLNAVEEKFGQWLPQMEWINFGGGHHITREDYDIPRLEACIKRMQDKYGLEVYLEPGEAVALNAGYLVTSVLDFHKNGMDIAILDTSATCHMPDVLEMPYRPPLVGSGEAGEKPHLYRLGGQTCLSGDVIGDYSFDEPLKEGDRLVFEDMAIYSMVKTNTFNGMPLPAIAVKRKDGDCEVVREFGYQDFKMRLA from the coding sequence ATGCGGTTTGAGCAATTACCGACTCCATGCTTTGTTGTTGATGAGGCGCTTATTGAGAAAAATGTGAAAATCCTTAACGGCGTCATGCAGCGTACAGGTGCCAAAATTGTGCTCGCCCAAAAGGCATTTTCCATGACAGCGATGTACCCGTTAATCGGACAATATTTGAGCGGAGCAACGGCAAGCGGGCTGTATGAAGCCCGCCTGGGCCATGAGGAAATGGGCAAAGAAAATCATGTCTTTGCTCCGGCCTACCGCGAAGACGAGATCGATGAGATTATTTCAATCTGCGATCACATTATTTTCAACTCTTTTTCGCAGCTAGCAAAATTCAAGGATAAGGCACTTCAGGCTGGCCGCAAGATTGGCTTGCGTATTAACCCAGAATGCTCGACTCAGGAAGGGCACGAGATATACGATCCGTGCTCTCCGGGTTCGCGTTTTGGTGCCAAACAGGAGGATTTCCGGGCAGAGCTGCTGGAAGGCGTCTCCGGTTTGCATTTCCATACATTATGCCAACAAAATTCCGACGATCTGGAAACAACGCTGAATGCGGTTGAAGAGAAGTTCGGACAATGGCTGCCTCAGATGGAGTGGATTAACTTCGGCGGTGGGCACCACATTACGCGTGAGGATTATGACATTCCAAGACTGGAAGCATGCATCAAACGTATGCAGGACAAATATGGTCTGGAAGTATACCTGGAGCCAGGAGAAGCTGTTGCGCTTAACGCAGGTTATCTGGTGACCTCGGTGCTGGATTTCCACAAAAACGGAATGGACATTGCCATTCTGGATACTTCAGCCACATGCCATATGCCAGACGTCCTGGAAATGCCATATCGTCCGCCGCTTGTCGGCTCCGGAGAAGCAGGAGAGAAGCCTCACCTCTATCGTCTTGGTGGTCAAACCTGTCTATCTGGTGATGTCATTGGAGATTATTCGTTTGATGAGCCTCTGAAAGAAGGAGATCGTTTGGTCTTTGAAGATATGGCGATCTATTCTATGGTCAAAACGAATACATTCAACGGAATGCCATTGCCAGCCATTGCTGTGAAACGAAAAGACGGCGATTGCGAAGTGGTCCGTGAATTCGGCTATCAGGACTTCAAAATGAGATTGGCATAG
- a CDS encoding gamma-glutamyl-gamma-aminobutyrate hydrolase family protein: protein MKKPMIGVLPLYDSNQKSYWMLPDYMKAIEDAGGIPIMLPLTTNLEIIATLANELDGFLFTGGHDLNPELYHEHVEDTCGELCIERDMMESLLFQKVIELDKPAFGICRGLQLFNVILGGSLYQDIPTQFEVSNTVNHKQSPPYTNLVHDVHIEKGNLLHDIIQADTVKVNSYHHQGIKTLSDKLIPAAIAEDGLVESVIMPNHKFVLAVQWHPEYSYAVDEYSQKLFSAFVSSSTSLGYDINIDEITA from the coding sequence ATGAAAAAGCCCATGATCGGAGTTCTGCCACTGTATGATTCCAACCAAAAAAGTTACTGGATGCTTCCAGATTATATGAAAGCAATAGAGGATGCTGGCGGGATTCCAATTATGCTGCCGTTGACTACAAATCTCGAGATTATCGCAACCTTGGCGAATGAGCTGGACGGGTTCTTGTTCACGGGCGGACATGATCTTAATCCGGAGCTTTATCATGAACATGTAGAGGATACCTGCGGAGAGTTATGTATCGAACGCGATATGATGGAGTCACTGCTATTTCAGAAAGTAATTGAACTCGATAAGCCTGCTTTTGGCATATGCAGGGGCTTACAGCTGTTTAACGTGATACTTGGTGGATCTTTGTATCAAGACATTCCTACACAATTTGAAGTAAGCAATACCGTTAATCACAAGCAAAGCCCGCCATACACGAATCTTGTACACGATGTACATATTGAAAAAGGTAATTTGCTGCATGACATTATTCAAGCGGATACTGTTAAAGTGAACAGTTATCATCATCAAGGGATCAAGACGTTATCCGATAAGTTGATACCAGCGGCAATTGCTGAAGATGGACTTGTTGAATCCGTAATTATGCCGAATCATAAATTTGTACTGGCTGTTCAATGGCATCCGGAGTACAGCTACGCAGTAGATGAATATAGCCAAAAGTTGTTTTCAGCGTTTGTTAGCTCTAGTACATCCCTCGGCTATGATATCAATATCGACGAGATAACAGCATAA
- a CDS encoding SDR family oxidoreductase produces the protein MTNKIALVTGANKGIGYEIARQLGELGITILVAARGQATADETAKQLNKKGIDAVGIELNVTNSDHIAEVTRWISHTYGRLDILVNNAGVWVEKEEYEGDALRDTFEVNTFGPYYLTESLMPLLLKSESGRIVNQSSALGSIQFLLTNELAQRIATPAYSASKAALNMLTAYWAQKAQGTNLKVNSVHPGLVKTQMGGEKAELSAEDGAKTAVRLATLSEDGPTGGFYYMDSQLPW, from the coding sequence ATGACGAATAAAATTGCATTGGTTACTGGAGCGAACAAAGGAATTGGGTATGAGATTGCCCGACAATTGGGGGAATTGGGCATTACGATTTTGGTTGCCGCAAGGGGCCAGGCTACAGCCGATGAAACAGCAAAACAACTGAACAAAAAGGGCATTGACGCTGTGGGTATAGAGCTGAATGTGACGAACTCCGATCATATCGCGGAGGTAACCAGATGGATTAGTCACACCTACGGACGATTGGATATTCTGGTCAATAATGCGGGAGTGTGGGTTGAAAAAGAGGAATACGAAGGCGATGCACTACGTGATACGTTCGAAGTTAATACATTTGGTCCTTATTACCTCACAGAGTCATTGATGCCTCTGCTTCTGAAAAGTGAGTCTGGCCGAATTGTCAATCAGAGCAGCGCTCTCGGTTCCATACAATTTCTGCTTACCAATGAGCTTGCGCAGCGGATTGCCACCCCTGCATATTCAGCATCCAAGGCAGCGTTAAACATGCTAACAGCATATTGGGCTCAAAAAGCGCAAGGAACGAATCTTAAAGTGAATTCCGTACATCCCGGTTTGGTGAAAACGCAAATGGGCGGCGAAAAGGCAGAGTTATCGGCAGAGGACGGTGCGAAAACTGCTGTGCGTCTGGCTACCTTGTCTGAAGACGGTCCAACAGGTGGCTTCTACTATATGGATAGTCAGCTTCCTTGGTAA
- a CDS encoding AraC family transcriptional regulator produces the protein MEKPLHETIQYPDTSFPYIMYTHTVHGSIPEGRGFNDLHWHEDLQITLVTKGTLVIQVNGMDHELHAGQAILINKSILHVTTHLTHNGQYVSFNFPEKLLAFYSDSAMERNYVVPYTNSSFVSLVIKGEVTWEIQVLEMLWDMKAKFEKTKQWGWEYEVSIQTVQLWLTIISNFSLSTEEASANVKRQQERLQFMLSFIHQNYAEPITLLDIADAAHLSVSECTRSFKRTIHMTPYAYLIKYRIKKSCELLSSTDYTITEIAHRVGFNHVNHFIQSFKKQHQRTPNHFRRGE, from the coding sequence ATGGAAAAACCCTTGCATGAGACCATCCAATATCCCGATACTTCCTTCCCTTATATCATGTACACGCATACGGTCCACGGTAGCATCCCTGAAGGGAGAGGGTTTAACGACCTGCATTGGCATGAAGATTTACAGATCACATTGGTTACCAAAGGAACACTGGTGATCCAGGTTAACGGGATGGATCATGAATTACATGCAGGTCAGGCCATTCTGATCAATAAAAGCATTCTTCATGTTACGACCCATTTGACGCATAACGGACAGTATGTCAGTTTTAATTTTCCGGAGAAACTGCTGGCTTTCTACTCTGATAGTGCTATGGAGAGAAACTATGTCGTCCCCTATACCAACTCGTCTTTCGTATCACTTGTAATCAAAGGCGAAGTTACATGGGAAATCCAAGTATTAGAAATGCTGTGGGATATGAAAGCAAAATTTGAGAAGACCAAACAATGGGGCTGGGAATACGAGGTTTCCATTCAGACGGTACAGCTGTGGCTGACCATAATCTCCAATTTCTCGCTATCGACAGAGGAAGCATCAGCGAACGTGAAGCGGCAACAGGAGAGACTTCAATTCATGCTCAGTTTCATCCATCAGAACTATGCAGAGCCGATTACATTGCTGGACATTGCGGATGCAGCTCATCTGAGTGTTTCGGAATGCACCCGAAGTTTTAAGCGTACAATTCATATGACCCCTTACGCCTACTTGATTAAGTATCGAATTAAAAAAAGCTGCGAGTTATTAAGTTCTACCGACTATACAATAACCGAGATAGCTCATAGAGTGGGCTTCAATCATGTGAATCACTTTATTCAGTCTTTCAAAAAACAGCATCAACGAACACCTAACCACTTCCGCAGGGGGGAATAA
- a CDS encoding DUF3221 domain-containing protein, which yields MRIAFIGMMLFVLLFTLSGCQIFSANEKGDYVILKEEERILVAENILREEADRSLADLREKKVKVIQYIVEDSKLIDKIEVGDKVKITPEVNEEGFYLVRQSDPPQIIAGKIEIEERSN from the coding sequence ATGAGAATAGCGTTCATAGGTATGATGTTATTCGTTCTATTATTTACACTTAGTGGATGCCAAATCTTCTCAGCAAACGAAAAAGGGGATTATGTCATTCTGAAGGAAGAAGAACGAATCCTGGTAGCTGAGAATATACTTCGAGAAGAAGCCGATCGCAGTCTTGCTGATCTCAGAGAGAAAAAGGTTAAAGTAATCCAATATATTGTTGAAGATTCCAAACTCATTGACAAAATAGAAGTAGGGGACAAAGTAAAAATTACTCCTGAAGTTAATGAGGAGGGGTTCTATCTTGTTAGACAATCTGATCCACCTCAAATTATAGCGGGCAAGATCGAGATAGAGGAAAGAAGCAATTGA
- a CDS encoding DMT family transporter yields the protein MIKSSDTATAVAGMYRLYISVIILLPFVSWKTLQISGITRKEWFTVLLAGLFLGLHFLFWMESLVHTSVASSMVILSLQPLFVMIGSYFMFRERNSLLTISCLITALIGSIIIAWGDLGISREAILGDGLSLLGTILVSAYMLAGQKVSRKINSNFYSILVFFLGGTVMLVYCLFDHIPLVGYRSSDWTYFFLLAIIPTIFGQNIFNLLLKTIGATTVSVGIIGEPVLAIILAYLFLGETISAFQLAGGLITLLGMGMYFWIRSSSHIVVKQEWI from the coding sequence ATGATCAAATCCTCAGATACGGCTACTGCTGTGGCAGGAATGTACAGATTGTACATCTCCGTAATCATTTTGCTTCCTTTTGTATCCTGGAAAACCCTCCAAATCTCTGGGATAACCAGAAAAGAATGGTTTACCGTCCTACTTGCAGGACTATTTCTTGGATTACACTTTTTATTTTGGATGGAATCCTTGGTCCACACTTCGGTGGCGAGTTCCATGGTCATCTTGTCATTGCAGCCTTTATTCGTAATGATAGGCTCTTATTTTATGTTCAGAGAGCGAAACAGCTTGTTAACTATTTCTTGTTTAATTACTGCCCTCATAGGTTCAATTATTATTGCTTGGGGGGACCTCGGGATTTCGCGAGAGGCGATCTTAGGAGACGGGCTATCCTTATTGGGAACGATTTTGGTTTCTGCTTATATGCTTGCAGGGCAAAAGGTAAGCCGGAAAATAAACTCCAATTTCTACAGCATCCTTGTTTTTTTTCTGGGCGGGACCGTGATGCTGGTTTATTGTTTGTTCGATCATATCCCTTTGGTGGGTTACCGTTCTTCGGATTGGACCTATTTCTTTTTGCTTGCCATCATCCCAACCATTTTTGGTCAAAATATTTTTAATCTGTTGTTAAAAACGATCGGAGCCACGACGGTTTCGGTAGGGATTATTGGAGAGCCTGTTCTGGCAATTATTCTTGCCTATCTGTTTTTGGGAGAAACGATTTCCGCATTTCAATTAGCAGGTGGATTGATCACATTACTAGGCATGGGCATGTACTTTTGGATCCGTTCCTCAAGTCACATCGTAGTTAAACAAGAATGGATTTAG
- a CDS encoding TetR/AcrR family transcriptional regulator: protein MARSKEFEENEVLDKAMKLFWEQGYEKTSMSDLVEHMGIHRRSIYDTFTDKRTLFFKAMERFGNRTDAKLAAGVKQSQTAKEALQFIFNYMSSPEEGEPPGCMFVNSAVEMACRDEDVDAKAVGAFEKVEHLLVEIVTWGQENGEFSSQYGTQELAEYLQNALIGIRVMARTSVSKEKLQRISAMSMLILEK from the coding sequence TTGGCAAGAAGCAAAGAATTTGAGGAAAACGAAGTTTTGGACAAAGCCATGAAACTGTTTTGGGAACAGGGATATGAAAAAACGTCGATGAGTGATCTCGTCGAGCACATGGGCATCCATCGCAGAAGCATTTATGACACGTTCACAGATAAACGGACCTTGTTCTTCAAAGCAATGGAGCGGTTCGGAAACCGTACCGATGCCAAATTGGCTGCAGGTGTCAAGCAATCGCAAACAGCCAAGGAAGCTCTTCAATTTATCTTCAATTATATGAGCAGCCCTGAAGAAGGCGAGCCGCCTGGATGCATGTTTGTAAATTCTGCAGTAGAAATGGCTTGCCGGGATGAAGACGTAGACGCCAAAGCTGTGGGAGCCTTTGAAAAAGTGGAGCATCTTCTTGTGGAGATCGTCACCTGGGGGCAAGAAAACGGTGAGTTCTCAAGTCAATACGGCACACAAGAACTAGCAGAGTATCTGCAGAATGCCTTAATAGGGATAAGGGTAATGGCTCGGACGTCAGTGTCAAAGGAAAAGCTCCAGCGTATATCCGCAATGAGCATGCTCATATTAGAAAAATAA
- a CDS encoding DUF421 domain-containing protein: MFMELSIKLVISFFGLWAIAFITGRKTLSQLTPLDFLSSLVLSEIVGNTLYDDQVKVSHLLFALALWTALAYLFEKATTRFVKFGYVAEGRVVLLIDNGEVNQGLLKKYDIEFKQLLSMLRKQNVFSIQEVKYAILETDGSLSVLRKPEYEPPTAQDLGMKTSPDRFAVTVIDKGELLKKSMKGKHIDMDMVLIEIQKQGYDNIKDIAYAEYGDDGTLYIIPLNPL; encoded by the coding sequence ATGTTCATGGAGTTAAGCATTAAGCTAGTCATTAGCTTTTTCGGGCTTTGGGCCATTGCTTTCATTACAGGCAGAAAAACGCTAAGCCAACTTACACCACTCGATTTCCTATCCTCATTAGTGCTCAGTGAGATTGTGGGAAATACGCTGTATGATGACCAGGTCAAGGTATCTCATCTATTATTCGCATTGGCACTTTGGACTGCACTCGCTTATCTTTTCGAGAAAGCTACAACACGATTTGTGAAGTTCGGATATGTCGCAGAAGGACGAGTCGTGCTCTTAATTGATAATGGAGAAGTCAATCAAGGCTTATTAAAAAAATATGACATTGAATTTAAACAGTTGCTTTCCATGCTCCGTAAACAGAATGTATTTTCTATTCAGGAAGTGAAGTATGCGATACTGGAAACCGACGGATCGTTATCCGTTCTTCGCAAGCCTGAGTATGAACCCCCTACTGCTCAAGATTTGGGCATGAAGACATCACCTGATCGTTTTGCCGTAACCGTAATTGATAAAGGAGAACTGCTTAAGAAGTCCATGAAAGGTAAACATATCGATATGGATATGGTCCTGATAGAAATCCAAAAGCAGGGCTATGACAATATAAAAGATATCGCTTATGCAGAATATGGTGACGATGGAACACTATATATCATACCTCTTAATCCATTATAA
- a CDS encoding aminoglycoside phosphotransferase family protein, whose translation MIEITTELVRQLIQSQFPEWKHLSIAPVDKSGHDNRTYRLGNEMTVRLPSHERYASAVQKELTWLPFFKPYLSLPIPAPIAKGEPTVEYPLPWSVNRWIEGSTVTVENITDLNTFAEDLAGFLIELEAIDASQGIPAGIQNFHRGGNLAVYDQDTRSVIDVLPSQYNPKLLLEIWELALATKYEAAPLWLHGDVAVGNLLVQNGRLCGVIDFGTMGVGDPSSDLVMAWNFFDDRSRDIFLRRMNADQDMINRARGWALWKALITYAWNEPDSESSIWGKRVIDVISRDYKSL comes from the coding sequence ATGATTGAAATTACGACAGAACTGGTACGTCAGCTGATCCAGAGTCAATTTCCCGAGTGGAAGCACTTATCCATAGCACCCGTAGACAAAAGTGGACACGATAATCGGACCTATCGATTAGGAAATGAGATGACTGTTCGTTTACCGAGTCATGAGCGATATGCCTCTGCTGTTCAAAAGGAATTGACATGGCTGCCCTTTTTCAAGCCTTATCTCTCCTTGCCGATTCCGGCACCAATTGCAAAAGGTGAACCAACGGTAGAATATCCTCTTCCCTGGTCTGTTAACCGATGGATTGAAGGCAGCACAGTCACAGTTGAAAATATTACTGATCTGAACACATTTGCTGAGGATCTCGCTGGTTTTCTAATTGAACTGGAAGCGATTGATGCAAGCCAAGGTATTCCCGCAGGCATCCAAAATTTTCATCGCGGAGGAAACCTGGCTGTTTATGACCAGGACACCAGATCCGTCATAGACGTTTTACCCAGTCAGTACAATCCAAAGCTGTTATTGGAAATATGGGAGCTTGCCCTTGCCACAAAATATGAAGCTGCACCGCTCTGGCTGCACGGTGACGTTGCTGTAGGAAATCTGCTCGTACAAAACGGCCGATTGTGCGGTGTCATTGATTTCGGAACGATGGGCGTAGGTGATCCTTCCAGCGACCTGGTGATGGCATGGAACTTTTTTGATGATAGGAGTCGTGATATTTTTCTCCGCCGAATGAATGCTGACCAAGATATGATTAACCGTGCACGTGGATGGGCATTATGGAAAGCACTTATCACCTATGCTTGGAATGAACCAGATTCGGAGTCATCGATTTGGGGAAAACGGGTTATAGATGTGATCAGCCGAGATTATAAATCACTATAG
- a CDS encoding saccharopine dehydrogenase family protein, translated as MGKALIIGAGGVASVAVHKCVQNSEVFEEICIASRTKSKCDDLKAKLDGGKTKITTAQVDADNVDELIALINEVKPDIVMNLALPYQDLTIMDACLATKTHYMDTANYEPEDTAKFEYSWQWDYKERFEKAGITALLGSGFDPGVTGVFSAYALKHYFDEIEYIDILDCNGGDHGYPFATNFNPEINIREVSANGRYWENGEWIETKPMEIKRVYDFKEVGEKDMYLLYHEELESLAKNIPGLKRIRFFMTFGQSYLTHLKALENVGMTSIEPIEFEGKQIIPLQFLKAVLPDPASLGPRTVGKTNIGCIFKGKKDGKDKTYYVYNICDHQECYKEVGSQAISYTTGVPAMIGAAMVMTGKWNKPGVYNVEEFNPDPFMEELNKWGLPWVEDFNPVLVDELPEEAKESELVR; from the coding sequence ATGGGAAAAGCACTAATCATCGGCGCCGGCGGCGTGGCTTCTGTGGCAGTACACAAATGCGTTCAAAATAGCGAAGTTTTTGAGGAAATCTGCATCGCGAGTCGTACCAAATCCAAATGTGACGACCTCAAAGCTAAGCTGGACGGCGGCAAAACAAAAATTACGACAGCACAAGTGGACGCAGACAATGTAGATGAACTAATCGCTCTGATCAACGAAGTTAAACCGGATATCGTCATGAACCTGGCTCTGCCATATCAGGATCTGACAATCATGGATGCATGCCTTGCAACCAAAACGCATTACATGGATACTGCAAACTATGAGCCGGAAGATACAGCAAAATTCGAATACAGCTGGCAATGGGATTACAAAGAGCGTTTTGAAAAAGCGGGAATTACTGCACTGCTCGGCAGCGGTTTTGACCCAGGCGTAACTGGCGTATTCTCTGCCTATGCCCTGAAGCACTATTTTGACGAGATCGAGTACATCGATATCCTGGACTGCAACGGCGGCGACCACGGCTATCCGTTCGCAACTAACTTCAACCCGGAAATCAATATCCGCGAGGTTTCGGCAAACGGAAGATACTGGGAAAATGGTGAATGGATTGAAACCAAACCGATGGAAATCAAACGTGTCTATGACTTCAAGGAAGTTGGCGAAAAAGACATGTACCTGTTGTACCATGAAGAGCTGGAATCTTTGGCGAAAAACATTCCTGGCTTGAAACGGATCCGTTTCTTCATGACATTTGGTCAAAGCTATCTCACTCACCTGAAAGCTCTTGAAAATGTGGGCATGACTTCAATTGAACCCATCGAATTTGAAGGCAAACAAATCATTCCACTGCAATTCCTGAAGGCAGTACTGCCTGATCCGGCATCCCTTGGACCACGTACTGTGGGCAAAACGAACATCGGCTGCATTTTCAAAGGTAAAAAAGACGGCAAAGACAAAACGTACTACGTTTACAACATCTGCGATCACCAAGAGTGCTACAAAGAGGTTGGTTCCCAAGCCATCTCGTATACAACAGGCGTTCCAGCAATGATTGGCGCAGCAATGGTTATGACAGGCAAATGGAACAAACCAGGCGTATACAACGTGGAAGAGTTCAACCCGGATCCGTTCATGGAAGAGCTGAACAAATGGGGACTTCCATGGGTAGAAGACTTCAACCCGGTTCTTGTTGACGAACTGCCAGAAGAAGCCAAAGAATCGGAGCTCGTTCGTTAA